In one window of Solanum pennellii chromosome 2, SPENNV200 DNA:
- the LOC107009446 gene encoding transcription factor bHLH93-like isoform X1: MELTQEDLLEEIVSPRIENWNNTFANAWNIESPTFYQQNPEFIPSNSSLLDLIMSPSQSNYFPCPDFQESSYPFLHSFTTTTPPQLVIDSSNYNNNIQERAIMEEGQIGHFSADFHGHYEDSFSCYNINKVVKMEEATSRIVGEKKSKNYKVKKVEGQPSKNLMAERRRRKRLNDRLSMLRSIVPKISKMDRTSILGDTIDYVKELLDKINRLHEENEIKDIKFLGNFKGLKTNEALVRNPPKFDVERRNEDETSIEICCGTKPGLLLSTVHTMEALGLEVQQCVVSCFSDFSMRASCSESVDHRTILNSEDVKQALFKTAGYGGRCV; this comes from the exons ATGGAGCTCACTCAAGAAGATCTTTTAGAAGAAATAGTTTCTCCAAGGATAGAAAATTGGAACAACACTTTTGCAAATGCATGGAACATTGAATCACCAACTTTTTATCAACAAAATCCTGAATTTATACCTTCAAATTCTTCCCTTTTAGACCTCATAATGTCTCCTTCACAATCCAATTATTTTCCATGTCCTGATTTTCAAGAATCATCATACccttttcttcattctttcacTACTACTACCCCACCTCAACTAGTTATTGATTCttctaattataataataatattcaagAAAGAGCCATTATGGAGGAAGGGCAAATTGGTCATTTTTCTGCTGATTTTCATGGGCATTATGAAGACTCATTTAGTTGTTACAATATTAACAAAGTGGTCAAAATGGAAGAagcaacttcaagaattgtgggagaaaaaaagagtaaaaattatAAAGTGAAAAAAGTAGAAGGACAGCCTTCTAAGAATCTTATGGCagaaaggagaagaaggaaaagactTAATGACAGACTCTCTATGCTTAGATCTATTGTACCCAAAATAAGCaag ATGGATAGAACATCTATACTTGGAGATacaattgattatgtgaaggaGCTATTAGATAAAATCAACAGGTTGCATGAAGAAAACGAAATTAAGGACATTAAATTTCTGGGTAATTTCAAGGGGTTAAAGACTAATGAAGCACTTGTAAGAAATCCTCCAAAG TTTGACGTAGAAAGGAGAAATGAGGATGAAACGAGCATAGAGATATGTTGTGGAACGAAGCCAGGTTTACTGTTATCAACAGTACACACAATGGAAGCATTAGGGCTTGAGGTTCAACAATGTGTTGTCAGCTGTTTCAGTGACTTCTCAATGAGAGCTTCTTGTTCTGAG tCAGTGGATCATCGAACAATTTTAAATTCTGAAGACGTGAAGCAAGCTCTGTTCAAAACTGCAGGTTATGGAGGAAGATGTGTATGA
- the LOC107009446 gene encoding transcription factor bHLH93-like isoform X2: MELTQEDLLEEIVSPRIENWNNTFANAWNIESPTFYQQNPEFIPSNSSLLDLIMSPSQSNYFPCPDFQESSYPFLHSFTTTTPPQLVIDSSNYNNNIQERAIMEEGQIGHFSADFHGHYEDSFSCYNINKVVKMEEATSRIVGEKKSKNYKVKKVEGQPSKNLMAERRRRKRLNDRLSMLRSIVPKISKMDRTSILGDTIDYVKELLDKINRLHEENEIKDIKFLGNFKGLKTNEALVRNPPKFDVERRNEDETSIEICCGTKPGLLLSTVHTMEALGLEVQQCVVSCFSDFSMRASCSEVMEEDVYDC, from the exons ATGGAGCTCACTCAAGAAGATCTTTTAGAAGAAATAGTTTCTCCAAGGATAGAAAATTGGAACAACACTTTTGCAAATGCATGGAACATTGAATCACCAACTTTTTATCAACAAAATCCTGAATTTATACCTTCAAATTCTTCCCTTTTAGACCTCATAATGTCTCCTTCACAATCCAATTATTTTCCATGTCCTGATTTTCAAGAATCATCATACccttttcttcattctttcacTACTACTACCCCACCTCAACTAGTTATTGATTCttctaattataataataatattcaagAAAGAGCCATTATGGAGGAAGGGCAAATTGGTCATTTTTCTGCTGATTTTCATGGGCATTATGAAGACTCATTTAGTTGTTACAATATTAACAAAGTGGTCAAAATGGAAGAagcaacttcaagaattgtgggagaaaaaaagagtaaaaattatAAAGTGAAAAAAGTAGAAGGACAGCCTTCTAAGAATCTTATGGCagaaaggagaagaaggaaaagactTAATGACAGACTCTCTATGCTTAGATCTATTGTACCCAAAATAAGCaag ATGGATAGAACATCTATACTTGGAGATacaattgattatgtgaaggaGCTATTAGATAAAATCAACAGGTTGCATGAAGAAAACGAAATTAAGGACATTAAATTTCTGGGTAATTTCAAGGGGTTAAAGACTAATGAAGCACTTGTAAGAAATCCTCCAAAG TTTGACGTAGAAAGGAGAAATGAGGATGAAACGAGCATAGAGATATGTTGTGGAACGAAGCCAGGTTTACTGTTATCAACAGTACACACAATGGAAGCATTAGGGCTTGAGGTTCAACAATGTGTTGTCAGCTGTTTCAGTGACTTCTCAATGAGAGCTTCTTGTTCTGAG GTTATGGAGGAAGATGTGTATGATTGTTGA